A window from Solanum stenotomum isolate F172 chromosome 7, ASM1918654v1, whole genome shotgun sequence encodes these proteins:
- the LOC125871593 gene encoding L-ascorbate peroxidase 2, cytosolic, giving the protein MVKCYPTVSEEYQKAVEKCKRKLRGLIAEKNCAPIILRLAWHSAGTYDVKTKTGGPFGTIRHPDELKHGANNGLDIAVRLLEPIKEQFPILSYADFYQLAGVVAVEVTGGPDIPFHPGRQDKIEPPPEGRLPDANKGSDHLREVFGHMGLSDKDIVALSGGHTLGRCHKERSGFEGAWTNNPLIFDNSYFKELLSGEKEGLLQLPSDKALLEDPVFRPLVEKYAADEDAFFADYAEAHLKLSELGFADAE; this is encoded by the exons ATGGTGAAGTGTTATCCGACGGTGAGCGAAGAGTATCAGAAGGCAGTTGAAAAATGTAAGAGAAAGCTCAGAGGACTTATCGCCGAAAAGAATTGTGCTCCAATTATCCTAAGATTAGC ATGGCATTCAGCAGGGACATATGATGTCAAAACCAAAACTGGTGGTCCATTTGGAACAATCAGGCACCCTGATGAACTTAAACATGGAGCTAACAATGGTCTTGACATTGCTGTTCGACTTTTGGAGCCGATCAAGGAGCAATTCCCAATCCTCTCCTACGCTGACTTTTATCAG TTGGCTGGAGTAGTTGCTGTTGAAGTTACGGGAGGCCCCGATATTCCTTTTCATCCTGGGAGACAG GACAAGATAGAACCACCTCCAGAAGGCCGCTTGCCTGACGCCAACAAAG GCTCAGATCATCTGAGGGAGGTTTTTGGACACATGGGATTGAGTGATAAAGACATTGTTGCTTTATCTGGTGGTCACACTCTG GGAAGGTGCCACAAAGAACGCTCGGGATTTGAGGGAGCATGGACCAACAACCCTCTGATATTTGACAATTCCTATTTCAA GGAACTCCTGAGTGGAGAGAAAGAAGGTCTTCTCCAGCTACCATCAGACAAAGCACTCTTAGAAGATCCAGTATTCCGTCCTCTCGTTGAAAAATATGCTGCA GATGAAGATGCATTCTTTGCTGATTATGCTGAAGCTCATTTGAAGCTCTCGGAGCTTGG ATTTGCAGATGCTGAGTAA
- the LOC125870778 gene encoding uncharacterized protein LOC125870778 — protein sequence MAIDCKFVPYLSCRPNKEIVFRFRATEKVTKFKLSPARFPFLISSSSSLWFRPTAISAAAYKKDVEESEDTFRLTYLEGNSWLWEVGGIKILVDPILVGNLDFGIPWLYDAAKKVVKNFQIDDLPLIHCLLITQSLDDHCHLNTLKPLSRKFPNLTVIATPNAKTLLDPLFTNVIYLEPGQDSEIEVSNGFQVKIEATAGPVLGPPWKRPENGYLVTSPKGALTLYYEPHCVYNKTFLEKDKADIVITPVIKQLLPNFTLVSGQEDAVQLAKCLSAKFVVPMKNGDLDSKGLLASIVKSEGTIESFKQLLSKELPDAKVLEPTPGEPLDISIAVHGQ from the exons ATGGCTATTGATTGCAAATTTGTTCCATACTTGAGCTGCAGACCTAATAAAGAGATAGTGTTTCGATTCCGTGCAACTGAAAAGGTTACCAAATTCAAGCTCTCACCTGCCaggtttccttttttaatatcttcttcatcttcacttTGGTTCCGGCCGACAGCCATCTCTGCCGCCGCCTATAAGAAAGATGTGGAGGAGTCTGAGGATACCTTCAGATTAACTTACTTGGAG ggGAATAGTTGGTTGTGGGAAGTGGGAGGAATCAAAATTCTGGTTGATCCAATCTTGGTGGGTAACTTGGATTTTGGAATTCCTTGGTTATATGATGCTGCCAAAAAAGTTGTCAAGAATTTTCAG ATTGATGACCTTCCATTAATACACTGCTTACTCATTACACAAAGCCTTGATGATCATTGTCATCTCAACACATTAAAGCCTCTCTCCCGCAAGTTCCCAAACCTCACTGTTATAGCTACTCCAAATGCTAAGACACTGCTCGATCCTCTTTTCACCAAT GTCATCTACTTGGAACCTGGCCAGGATTCTGAGATTGAAGTGAGCAATGGCTTCCAGGTTAAAATTGAGGCTACTGCAGGGCCAGTTCTTGGACCTCCTTGGAAGCGACCTGAGAATGG ATATCTTGTCACTTCTCCAAAAGGTGCTCTTACTCTCTACTATGAACCCCACTGTGTCTATAACAAGACCTTCTTAGAGAAAGACAAGGCAGACATTGTTATCACTCCTGTCATAAAGCAACTTCTACCAAATTTTACATTGGTTTCCGGACAAGAAGATGCAGTTCAACTTGCAAAATGCCTTTCTGCCAA GTTTGTTGTGCCGATGAAGAATGGTGACCTCGACAGCAAAGGGCTTCTCGCTAGTATTGTAAAATCTGAAGGAACAATTGAATCATTCAAG CAACTTTTGTCAAAGGAACTACCAGATGCAAAGGTACTAGAACCTACTCCTGGAGAACCATTGGATATCTCAATAGCTGTACACGGACAATAA